In one Hyphomicrobium sp. 99 genomic region, the following are encoded:
- the ligA gene encoding NAD-dependent DNA ligase LigA, translating to MSPAGSKKKSKGSASAPSEKETTAEEMARLAAEISHHDELYYRQDAPEISDAEYDALRRRLDELEKAHPELRRPDSPTKTVGAAPVAAFGKVRHEVPMLSLGNAFDDQDVVDFVERVRRFLKLADDDVLAVTAEPKIDGLSISIRYEAGVLVQAATRGDGTEGENVTQNVKTVREIPHTLKGKDIPDLIEIRGEIYLGHKDFEKLNAAQAASGDKVFANPRNAAAGSLRQLDASITAKRPLRFFAYTWGAASELPADTQAGVVAAFKRWGLPVNPLMHAATKIEDLLAFYRDIERDRAGLGYDIDGVVYKVNRLDYQERLGFVSRSPRWAIAHKFAAEQATTVLEKIDIQVGRTGALTPVAKLRPVTVGGVVVSNATLHNEDEIARKDIREGDTVVVQRAGDVIPQVVEVVLGRRHSHLKPYEFPTVCPVCGSHAVRESVEETGKADVVRRCTGGLICPAQVKERLKHFVSRNAFDIDGLGAEKIEFFFDTGRIKSPADIFTLETRDRASDEPLVKVRGFKETSVRKLFSAIDARREVPLDRFLFALGIRHIGETTAKDLAKAYGTLEALRAAVDAAVEGGKGSDAYEDIDNIEGIGETVVDALIDFFGEQHNQEQVDALLAEVKVKPYERLQTKASPVTGKTVVFTGTLTKLTRNEAKAQAERLGAKVSGSVSKKTDYVVAGAEAGSKLDNARALGVTVLDEDGWIALVGQS from the coding sequence ATGTCTCCAGCAGGTTCGAAAAAGAAATCCAAGGGCAGCGCATCCGCGCCTTCTGAAAAAGAAACGACCGCCGAGGAGATGGCGCGGCTGGCGGCCGAGATTTCGCACCACGACGAACTCTATTACCGGCAGGACGCGCCGGAAATTTCAGATGCCGAGTACGACGCGCTTCGCCGCCGTTTGGATGAACTCGAGAAAGCCCACCCCGAGCTTCGCCGTCCTGACAGTCCGACAAAGACCGTCGGTGCCGCGCCGGTCGCGGCCTTCGGGAAGGTTCGCCATGAAGTTCCGATGCTGTCGCTCGGCAACGCGTTCGACGATCAGGACGTCGTCGATTTCGTCGAGCGCGTGCGCCGCTTTCTGAAGCTTGCCGACGACGATGTCTTGGCGGTTACGGCCGAGCCCAAGATCGACGGGCTTTCGATTTCCATCCGCTATGAGGCGGGCGTTCTTGTTCAAGCGGCGACTCGCGGCGATGGCACGGAGGGCGAGAACGTCACCCAGAACGTCAAAACGGTCAGGGAAATTCCGCACACGCTCAAGGGCAAGGACATTCCCGACTTGATCGAGATCCGTGGCGAGATCTATCTCGGCCACAAGGATTTCGAAAAGCTCAACGCGGCGCAGGCGGCGAGCGGCGACAAGGTCTTCGCCAATCCCCGGAACGCGGCTGCCGGATCGCTTCGGCAGCTCGACGCGTCGATCACGGCGAAACGGCCGCTACGGTTTTTTGCGTATACGTGGGGGGCCGCATCGGAACTTCCCGCCGATACGCAAGCAGGCGTCGTCGCGGCTTTCAAGCGTTGGGGCTTGCCGGTCAATCCGCTGATGCACGCGGCGACGAAGATCGAAGATCTGCTCGCATTCTATCGCGATATCGAGCGGGACCGGGCGGGGCTCGGGTACGACATCGATGGCGTCGTCTACAAGGTCAACCGGCTCGACTATCAGGAGCGGCTCGGGTTCGTGTCGCGGTCGCCGCGCTGGGCCATCGCGCATAAGTTCGCCGCCGAACAAGCGACAACGGTGCTCGAGAAGATCGACATTCAGGTGGGGCGTACCGGCGCGCTCACGCCGGTTGCGAAACTTCGTCCTGTCACTGTCGGAGGCGTCGTCGTGTCGAACGCGACTCTGCACAACGAGGACGAGATCGCGCGGAAGGACATTCGCGAAGGCGATACGGTCGTCGTTCAGCGCGCGGGCGACGTCATTCCACAGGTCGTCGAAGTCGTTCTCGGCAGGCGTCATTCACATTTGAAGCCGTATGAATTTCCGACGGTCTGTCCGGTTTGCGGCAGTCACGCCGTGCGCGAGTCGGTCGAGGAGACCGGTAAGGCAGACGTCGTTCGCCGCTGCACGGGCGGGCTTATCTGTCCGGCTCAGGTGAAGGAACGTCTCAAGCATTTCGTTTCGCGAAACGCCTTCGACATTGACGGACTTGGCGCGGAGAAGATCGAGTTCTTCTTCGATACCGGGCGTATCAAGTCGCCAGCCGACATCTTCACGCTCGAGACGCGCGATCGCGCGTCGGATGAACCTCTGGTCAAAGTTAGAGGGTTCAAGGAAACGTCCGTCCGGAAGCTGTTCTCGGCGATCGATGCGCGCCGCGAAGTGCCGCTCGATCGCTTTCTGTTTGCGCTCGGCATTCGGCATATCGGTGAGACGACGGCGAAGGATCTCGCGAAGGCCTACGGAACGCTCGAAGCCTTGCGCGCAGCAGTCGATGCCGCGGTCGAAGGCGGTAAAGGCAGCGATGCCTACGAAGACATCGACAACATCGAAGGTATCGGCGAGACCGTCGTCGATGCGCTTATCGATTTCTTCGGGGAGCAGCACAATCAGGAACAAGTCGATGCGCTGCTCGCGGAAGTGAAGGTCAAGCCCTACGAGCGTCTGCAAACGAAAGCGTCGCCCGTGACAGGCAAGACGGTCGTCTTTACTGGAACGCTGACGAAGCTGACGCGCAACGAAGCGAAGGCGCAGGCGGAACGGCTTGGCGCGAAGGTTTCGGGGTCGGTTTCGAAAAAGACGGATTACGTCGTCGCGGGTGCCGAAGCCGGTTCGAAGCTCGACAACGCGCGGGCGCTGGGCGTGACGGTGCTCGACGAGGATGGATGGATCGCGCTCGTTGGTCAGAGCTGA
- a CDS encoding outer membrane protein assembly factor BamD yields MMISTRDITRVLRAAAVVTALAVAGCSGNKLDTSALNPDPPSKMFADADAMMAKGNFDDAAQKFEAVDREHPYSQEARRSIVMAAYAYYRAGKSPEAIASAERYITMHPGTKEAPLAHHIIASAYFDDLKTANRDQTPARKALEQLKILKSRYPDSEYARDADNKIRICQDNLAANEMEVGRYYLDKHNYVGAINRFKTVVSDYQTTAHVEEALARLVECYMALGITKEAQNAAAVLGHNYPDSKWYKDSYTLLANGGLAPREDGDSWLSKAWNAVPKLSVPKMSFGSG; encoded by the coding sequence ATGATGATATCGACGCGAGACATCACGAGAGTTCTGAGGGCTGCAGCGGTCGTGACGGCGCTCGCGGTGGCAGGCTGCTCGGGCAACAAGCTCGACACCTCGGCTCTCAATCCGGATCCGCCCAGCAAGATGTTTGCTGACGCCGACGCGATGATGGCTAAGGGCAATTTCGACGACGCTGCGCAGAAGTTCGAGGCGGTCGATCGCGAGCACCCGTATTCGCAGGAAGCGCGCCGTTCCATCGTCATGGCGGCCTACGCCTACTATCGCGCCGGCAAATCGCCTGAGGCGATCGCTTCCGCCGAGCGTTACATCACGATGCATCCGGGCACGAAGGAAGCGCCACTCGCGCATCACATCATCGCGTCCGCTTATTTCGACGACCTGAAGACCGCGAACCGCGATCAGACGCCGGCTCGCAAGGCGCTCGAGCAGCTGAAGATCTTGAAGAGCCGGTATCCGGACAGCGAGTATGCGCGCGATGCGGACAACAAGATCCGCATCTGTCAGGACAACTTGGCTGCCAACGAAATGGAAGTCGGCCGGTACTATCTCGACAAGCACAATTACGTCGGCGCGATAAACCGCTTCAAGACGGTGGTGAGCGACTATCAGACGACGGCTCACGTTGAAGAAGCGCTTGCTCGTCTGGTCGAGTGCTACATGGCGCTCGGTATCACCAAAGAAGCTCAGAACGCCGCTGCTGTGCTCGGTCACAACTATCCGGACAGCAAGTGGTACAAGGATTCTTACACGCTCTTGGCAAACGGCGGTCTGGCCCCGCGTGAAGACGGCGATTCCTGGCTGTCCAAGGCATGGAACGCGGTGCCTAAGCTGAGCGTACCTAAAATGAGCTTCGGCAGCGGCTGA
- the ftsZ gene encoding cell division protein FtsZ: MSIKLQLPKLVDAKPRITVIGVGGAGCNAVNNMIAAGLQGVQFVVANTDAQSLEASSAEHRIQLGVNLTEGLGAGARPEVGEAAAEEALEELRTHIAGAHMVFIAAGMGGGTGTGAAAVIARIARELGALTVGVVCKPFQFEGARRMRIAEAGVQSLRHLVDTLIVIPNQNLFRIANERTTFAEAFVLADQVLYSGVACIVELVLKEGLINLDFADVRTVMSGMGTAMMGTGEATGERRAILAAEEAIANPLLDDVTLRGAKGLLLSISGGREMTLYEVDEAASRIRQEVDPDANIIVGATFEEQLGDRLRVSIVASGMNRAAESIVQQGGLRAIAGAQSAPQAAQPQIQQTRPQAAHAPSGSIPPPPPPGDLQRRLVEALQPSSGAPGQNISHPVHNESPRQNRDSWIAPGNVMIEDGLENFPPLSGNALLRTPPLPGGPQGQHYDSRFEPQAPAEIHRGGRRLPGIEDFPPQAQKEWNAHHGAGPRSNLRDAEEPRKPGLLERFAGRGRK, from the coding sequence ATGAGCATCAAGCTGCAATTGCCGAAGCTGGTCGACGCCAAGCCGCGGATCACGGTGATCGGCGTCGGCGGCGCCGGGTGCAACGCCGTCAACAATATGATCGCGGCTGGACTGCAGGGCGTGCAATTCGTCGTCGCGAATACGGATGCGCAATCACTCGAGGCCTCCAGCGCCGAGCATCGCATTCAGCTCGGGGTCAACTTGACGGAGGGCCTCGGTGCGGGCGCGCGGCCGGAGGTTGGCGAAGCAGCTGCTGAAGAAGCGCTTGAAGAGCTTCGCACTCACATTGCGGGCGCGCACATGGTGTTCATCGCGGCCGGTATGGGGGGCGGCACGGGAACGGGCGCGGCCGCCGTCATCGCGCGGATCGCGCGTGAGCTCGGTGCGCTGACTGTCGGTGTCGTCTGCAAGCCATTTCAGTTCGAAGGCGCGCGGCGCATGCGCATCGCTGAGGCGGGCGTGCAGAGCCTCCGCCATCTCGTCGATACGCTCATCGTCATTCCGAACCAGAATCTGTTCCGCATCGCGAACGAGCGCACGACTTTCGCTGAAGCGTTCGTTCTGGCCGATCAGGTGCTCTATTCGGGCGTCGCCTGCATCGTCGAGCTGGTGCTGAAGGAAGGTCTGATCAATCTGGATTTCGCCGACGTCAGAACCGTGATGAGCGGGATGGGCACCGCGATGATGGGAACCGGTGAAGCCACCGGCGAGCGGCGCGCTATCCTCGCGGCGGAAGAGGCGATTGCCAATCCGCTGCTCGACGATGTGACGCTCCGTGGCGCCAAGGGACTTCTGCTGTCGATTTCGGGCGGCCGCGAAATGACGCTCTATGAAGTCGACGAGGCGGCGAGCCGGATCCGGCAGGAAGTCGATCCGGATGCGAACATCATCGTCGGCGCAACGTTCGAAGAGCAACTCGGCGACCGCCTGCGGGTGTCGATCGTTGCGTCCGGCATGAACAGGGCGGCCGAATCCATCGTGCAGCAGGGCGGGCTCCGCGCGATTGCGGGCGCTCAGTCCGCGCCGCAGGCGGCTCAGCCTCAGATCCAGCAGACCCGGCCTCAAGCAGCTCATGCCCCGTCGGGCTCGATTCCTCCGCCTCCGCCGCCAGGAGATCTGCAAAGACGGTTGGTCGAGGCTCTGCAACCTTCGTCAGGTGCTCCGGGGCAGAATATTTCCCATCCTGTCCACAACGAATCTCCACGACAGAATCGTGACAGCTGGATCGCTCCCGGAAACGTTATGATCGAGGACGGCCTGGAGAATTTTCCTCCCCTCTCAGGCAACGCTTTGTTACGTACGCCGCCGCTTCCAGGAGGGCCTCAGGGCCAACATTACGACTCCCGATTCGAGCCGCAGGCACCTGCCGAAATTCATCGCGGAGGGCGTCGTCTGCCGGGCATCGAGGATTTTCCTCCGCAGGCGCAGAAAGAATGGAATGCACACCACGGGGCGGGGCCGCGCTCGAACTTGAGAGATGCAGAAGAGCCCAGAAAACCTGGACTTCTTGAACGTTTCGCTGGACGGGGAAGAAAATAG
- a CDS encoding cell division protein FtsQ/DivIB translates to MQQVESKQRFWWRAAHDAPTPEPDAARWMAEARGAQTVSRRVAGGVTKRSARDLQIPRGERRFRGSRRAQRWVKPSLAAAAAVAVIGVAAFTLPIGKLRAIDFAAQANDVMIAAGFGIDQVNVSGQHYASDSEIFDALDLPNVKTFAAFDSDAALKRIERISWIDTAQITRIYPGTLDVVVRERTPAFLLQRGETNFLVDATGRTLGPAARGTNWNLPRVTGEGAESEAILMLSALRQYPQIERQYAYGERIAERRWRIVLKNGTALELGADREIEGFEEVATARDAAAALKGAPMVVDVRTPGRIAIRPLDGNSGRTASIAGAQTVSLVSERP, encoded by the coding sequence TTGCAACAGGTAGAGAGCAAGCAACGGTTCTGGTGGCGGGCAGCACACGATGCGCCAACGCCTGAACCGGATGCTGCTCGTTGGATGGCGGAGGCGCGGGGCGCTCAGACCGTCAGCAGACGCGTTGCGGGTGGCGTGACAAAGCGCTCGGCTCGCGATCTACAAATTCCGCGCGGGGAACGTCGCTTTCGCGGTTCGCGGCGCGCGCAGCGCTGGGTCAAACCTTCCCTCGCGGCCGCCGCCGCGGTCGCTGTCATCGGCGTCGCCGCGTTTACGTTGCCGATCGGCAAACTCAGGGCGATCGATTTCGCGGCGCAAGCCAACGACGTGATGATCGCGGCCGGATTTGGAATCGATCAGGTGAACGTTTCCGGCCAGCATTACGCGTCGGATTCTGAGATTTTCGATGCGCTCGATCTTCCGAACGTCAAGACATTCGCTGCGTTCGATTCAGATGCCGCGCTGAAACGCATCGAGCGGATTTCCTGGATCGATACCGCGCAGATTACGCGCATTTATCCCGGAACTCTCGACGTTGTCGTTCGCGAACGGACGCCGGCTTTCCTCTTGCAACGGGGTGAGACGAACTTCCTGGTCGATGCGACCGGGCGCACTCTTGGACCGGCTGCTCGCGGCACCAACTGGAATTTGCCACGGGTCACTGGCGAGGGCGCGGAAAGTGAAGCCATTCTGATGCTCTCGGCCTTGCGGCAATACCCGCAAATCGAACGTCAGTATGCTTACGGCGAACGCATCGCGGAGCGTCGCTGGCGGATCGTGCTCAAGAACGGGACCGCGCTCGAACTCGGCGCCGATCGTGAGATCGAAGGCTTCGAAGAAGTTGCGACTGCGCGAGACGCTGCCGCGGCACTGAAGGGAGCGCCGATGGTTGTCGACGTCCGCACGCCGGGCCGGATTGCGATCCGGCCTTTGGACGGCAATTCCGGACGGACTGCCTCTATCGCGGGCGCCCAGACCGTTTCTCTGGTTTCAGAACGGCCCTAA
- a CDS encoding D-alanine--D-alanine ligase, giving the protein MNELGPVPKRTRIHVAVLKGGLSAEREVSLNSGAAVGEALLQEGYTVTEIDVDRDLATRLQELKSDVCFNALHGKFGEDGCVQGVLELLRIPYTHSGVLASALAMHKERAKDIMKLAGVPVAEAKLVTRGEALEGHVMAAPYVVKPVTEGSSVGVVIVPPDAERPPNSIATGGPLDEIVMVERYIAGRELTCAVIGDFVTDVIEIVPLRGLSFYDYESKYAPGGSKHELPAQLLPDIYQMVRSLTLRAHQALGCRGVSRADFRFDDTPGGTNELICLEVNTQPGMTGTSLVPELAGYAGWSFGDLVRWMVEDASCNR; this is encoded by the coding sequence ATGAATGAACTCGGCCCGGTGCCTAAGCGCACGCGTATCCACGTCGCGGTATTGAAGGGCGGGCTTTCCGCGGAACGCGAGGTGAGTTTGAATTCCGGCGCGGCGGTCGGCGAAGCGCTTCTCCAGGAGGGCTACACGGTCACTGAAATCGACGTCGATCGCGATCTTGCGACTAGGCTTCAAGAGCTGAAGTCCGACGTTTGCTTCAACGCGCTGCACGGGAAATTCGGGGAGGACGGCTGTGTGCAGGGCGTCCTCGAACTTTTGAGAATTCCCTACACGCACTCGGGCGTGCTCGCCTCGGCGCTTGCCATGCACAAGGAGCGGGCGAAGGACATCATGAAGCTTGCGGGCGTGCCCGTCGCCGAAGCCAAGCTAGTGACGCGCGGGGAGGCGCTCGAAGGCCACGTGATGGCGGCGCCGTACGTCGTGAAGCCGGTGACGGAAGGATCGAGCGTCGGCGTCGTGATCGTGCCGCCGGACGCCGAGCGGCCGCCGAATTCCATCGCCACAGGCGGTCCACTCGACGAGATCGTGATGGTCGAGCGCTATATCGCGGGCCGCGAGCTAACCTGCGCTGTCATCGGCGATTTTGTGACAGACGTGATCGAGATTGTGCCCTTAAGGGGACTCTCATTCTACGATTACGAGTCCAAGTACGCGCCGGGCGGTTCCAAGCACGAGCTGCCTGCACAACTTTTACCAGATATTTACCAGATGGTCCGCTCCTTAACCTTAAGGGCGCATCAAGCTTTAGGCTGTCGCGGCGTATCGCGGGCCGACTTCCGCTTCGACGATACTCCGGGCGGAACCAACGAGCTGATCTGCCTCGAAGTCAACACTCAGCCGGGCATGACGGGAACCTCCCTCGTGCCTGAGCTGGCGGGGTATGCCGGCTGGTCGTTCGGTGACCTCGTCCGATGGATGGTCGAGGACGCGAGTTGCAACAGGTAG
- the ftsA gene encoding cell division protein FtsA, whose amino-acid sequence MAERRNYRTIGLLDIGTSKTVAAVVVAEHVAGAAKPSLRLAGLGLQRSKGIKAGVLTDLDEAESVVRGVIGQAERAAGISVGGFTLSVAAGRLSSVHCTARTDVETGSVTQDDLARLMAAGESYAERNGRTLIHLNRLGYEVDGASGVRDPLGLSARRLSAGLHAVTADEAPLRNLLVLVDRCYASCDGLVAAPYASALAATTAEERQFGVTCIDFGAGTTSIAMFADGAFTGTDVIPVGSQHITYDIAKALQTPLAEAERIKTLYGTLLNAQSDEHESFSYPIAGEEDDASYETSRARLTDIIRPRVQQIMWLVRERLALNAASRYAGDKVVLTGGASQLLGLPEFVANEFGRTVRVGRPTDIPGLNASLAGPQLATLSGLAMIAARGEGELNVARGRKTVTQGYLGRVGTWLKGGF is encoded by the coding sequence GTGGCGGAGCGGCGCAATTACCGGACCATCGGGCTTCTCGATATCGGCACCAGCAAAACTGTTGCCGCCGTCGTCGTGGCTGAACACGTTGCTGGCGCGGCGAAGCCGTCGCTGCGGCTGGCAGGCCTTGGCCTGCAGCGTTCGAAGGGCATCAAAGCCGGCGTTTTGACCGACCTCGACGAGGCGGAATCGGTCGTTCGCGGTGTTATCGGTCAGGCCGAACGCGCCGCCGGTATTTCGGTCGGCGGCTTCACGCTGTCGGTTGCTGCCGGGCGGCTGTCGTCAGTTCATTGCACGGCGCGAACCGACGTCGAGACCGGTAGCGTGACGCAAGATGATCTGGCGCGTCTCATGGCGGCCGGAGAGAGCTACGCCGAGCGCAACGGACGGACGCTGATACATCTCAACCGTCTCGGCTATGAGGTCGACGGCGCCAGCGGCGTTCGCGATCCTCTCGGGCTTTCGGCGCGCCGTCTTTCGGCCGGGCTTCATGCGGTCACGGCCGACGAAGCGCCGCTGCGCAACCTCCTCGTGCTGGTCGACAGGTGCTACGCGAGCTGCGATGGCTTGGTCGCGGCCCCCTATGCGAGCGCGCTTGCAGCGACGACGGCGGAAGAACGCCAATTCGGCGTCACCTGCATCGATTTCGGGGCCGGAACGACGTCCATTGCGATGTTCGCCGACGGTGCGTTCACGGGAACGGATGTCATCCCGGTCGGCAGCCAACACATCACCTACGACATCGCGAAGGCGTTGCAGACGCCACTCGCCGAAGCCGAGCGAATCAAAACGCTTTATGGCACACTTCTCAATGCCCAGTCCGACGAGCACGAGTCGTTCTCCTATCCGATCGCCGGAGAAGAGGACGATGCGAGCTACGAAACCAGCAGAGCGCGGCTCACGGATATCATCCGGCCGCGCGTGCAACAGATCATGTGGCTTGTCCGCGAGCGTTTGGCGCTCAACGCGGCAAGCCGATACGCAGGAGATAAGGTCGTTCTGACGGGCGGAGCCAGCCAGCTTCTGGGATTGCCGGAATTCGTCGCGAACGAGTTCGGCAGGACCGTGCGCGTTGGACGGCCGACGGACATTCCCGGTCTCAACGCAAGCCTCGCGGGGCCGCAACTTGCTACGCTTTCGGGCCTGGCGATGATCGCGGCGCGGGGCGAGGGAGAATTAAACGTGGCTCGCGGCCGAAAGACCGTGACGCAGGGGTATCTCGGCCGCGTCGGAACATGGCTCAAGGGCGGGTTTTGA
- the murB gene encoding UDP-N-acetylmuramate dehydrogenase has translation MFADITGELAAAMPDLRGRLSANASLADVTWFRVGGPAQVLFMPADEADLAYFLKHRPRELAFQVIGLGSNLLVRDGGVPGVVIRLGRGFGEIKVDGQRLRTGTAVPDVKVARAAAEAGIRGLAFYRGIPGSIGGALRMNAGAHGRETKDCLVGARAVDPDGNIHVLSLADMGFTYRHSGISKDWIFTEATFEGEPGDPAEILKEMDEVAEYREKNQPIKERTGGSTFKNPQGHSAWKLVDQAGCRGLRVGGAKVSEMHCNFLINEKQATGEDVEMLGETVRARVLATSGITLDWEIIRLGVPKPGRPVGEALAAESAAIHANQN, from the coding sequence ATGTTTGCTGACATCACCGGTGAACTTGCTGCTGCCATGCCGGACCTCAGGGGACGGTTGAGCGCGAACGCGTCGCTCGCCGACGTCACGTGGTTTCGTGTTGGGGGACCGGCGCAAGTGCTGTTCATGCCGGCGGATGAAGCTGATCTTGCGTATTTCCTCAAGCACCGGCCGCGCGAGCTTGCTTTTCAAGTCATCGGGCTTGGATCAAACCTGCTGGTGCGGGACGGGGGCGTTCCGGGCGTCGTCATCCGCCTTGGCCGCGGTTTCGGCGAAATAAAAGTCGATGGCCAGCGATTGCGGACCGGCACCGCCGTCCCCGACGTCAAGGTGGCGCGCGCGGCGGCGGAAGCCGGCATTCGCGGGCTCGCCTTCTATCGCGGAATTCCGGGATCAATCGGCGGCGCGTTGCGCATGAATGCGGGCGCGCACGGGCGGGAAACTAAGGATTGCCTCGTCGGCGCGCGCGCTGTCGATCCGGACGGCAACATCCATGTGCTTTCGCTCGCCGACATGGGTTTCACGTACCGTCACTCGGGCATCTCGAAGGACTGGATCTTCACCGAGGCGACGTTTGAAGGCGAGCCGGGCGATCCGGCCGAAATCCTGAAAGAGATGGACGAAGTCGCCGAGTATCGGGAGAAAAATCAACCGATCAAAGAACGTACCGGCGGCTCGACGTTCAAGAATCCGCAAGGCCACAGCGCTTGGAAGCTTGTCGATCAGGCGGGCTGCCGGGGTTTGCGCGTCGGCGGAGCAAAAGTCTCCGAGATGCACTGTAACTTTTTGATCAACGAAAAGCAGGCCACCGGCGAAGACGTCGAAATGCTCGGCGAGACGGTTCGCGCGCGTGTGCTCGCGACATCCGGCATCACGCTGGATTGGGAGATCATCCGGCTCGGCGTTCCGAAGCCCGGCCGACCTGTCGGCGAAGCGCTGGCGGCCGAAAGTGCCGCTATCCACGCCAACCAAAACTGA
- the lpxC gene encoding UDP-3-O-acyl-N-acetylglucosamine deacetylase: protein MSNRFIGARQTTLAREIQLTGTGVHSGAPVSLTLHPAEADTGLRFLVTKRGKVISEIAAHVANVKNLTLCTVIGDDAGATVGTVEHLLAALRGLSIDNLYIEIDSKEVPIMDGSSAVFVDAIDRVGIRELSEPRKYIKVLKPVRVEENGCWGSLEPHAGFRMDVEIDFQSPVIGRQRLQYEMSPGVFRHELARARTFGFMSDVEKLWKAGLALGADLTNTVAIGEDKIMNKEGLRYPQEFVRHKMLDAVGDLALAGMPLLGAYRSYRGGHRLNSMVLQALFSDASNWEIALAPRARATRSPVHLVPETVVAAE, encoded by the coding sequence ATGTCGAATCGATTCATCGGTGCGCGGCAAACCACGCTTGCCCGCGAGATCCAGTTGACAGGCACGGGGGTGCACAGCGGAGCTCCGGTATCACTCACACTGCATCCAGCAGAGGCTGATACTGGGCTCCGCTTTCTCGTTACGAAACGAGGAAAAGTCATTTCGGAAATCGCGGCGCACGTAGCTAACGTTAAAAATCTTACGCTTTGCACCGTCATCGGCGATGACGCCGGAGCAACGGTCGGAACAGTCGAACATCTTCTTGCGGCCCTTCGCGGCCTCTCCATCGACAACCTCTATATCGAGATCGACAGCAAAGAAGTGCCGATCATGGACGGCAGCTCGGCGGTATTCGTCGACGCCATTGATCGGGTCGGCATCCGCGAGCTTTCGGAGCCGCGCAAATACATCAAGGTCCTGAAGCCGGTTCGCGTTGAAGAAAACGGCTGCTGGGGCTCTCTCGAGCCGCATGCGGGCTTCCGCATGGACGTCGAAATCGACTTCCAGTCTCCCGTCATCGGCAGGCAGCGTCTGCAATATGAGATGAGCCCGGGCGTGTTCCGCCATGAGCTTGCTCGCGCCCGTACGTTCGGGTTCATGAGCGACGTCGAGAAGCTCTGGAAAGCCGGATTGGCGCTCGGTGCTGACCTGACGAATACGGTGGCCATCGGCGAAGACAAGATCATGAACAAGGAAGGGCTCCGCTATCCGCAGGAGTTCGTCCGCCACAAGATGCTCGACGCCGTCGGCGACCTGGCGCTTGCCGGTATGCCGCTGCTGGGGGCCTACCGCTCTTACAGGGGTGGCCATCGCCTGAATTCGATGGTTCTGCAGGCCTTGTTCTCTGACGCCTCGAACTGGGAAATCGCGCTGGCGCCGCGTGCACGCGCTACCCGTTCGCCCGTTCATCTCGTTCCGGAAACGGTTGTCGCAGCGGAATAA